Proteins from a single region of Desulfolutivibrio sulfoxidireducens:
- a CDS encoding ATP-binding protein, whose amino-acid sequence MTWDFQHYAAQSQNALALFDAENRLINANAPFLDLLFGGESDGIGRALPVLKLPRPMRDGLESGLSEVRRAGGGHRFSWEEGAEVDHRRYQCQVLSGPGKDQAVVEVREESVAERLKQALTAERLVRRREEHLKKRGRRLFLNVIDELPVFVYMQRRDYTVAYANRKTRTYYGETEGRFCYEVFSGRDSPCPHCPTFRVFATGGPENWQFTDAEGRTFQIYDYPFEDENGEPLVMELGIDVTELKRVERELFQAHKMRAIGVLAGGIAHDLNNNLVPIVFNLDFVLNKTVDPVLADPLSEALRAAYRAADLVEQVMEYSRQQNVTLSPLRLIPLARESLDLLRATLPGNIALSVAYRAEKDSLLAHPAQIQQLLLNLCRNAVQAMPGGGTLTVDIGNLAVASTKKAPHPGLSPGDYAVVRVTDTGCGIEPDSLERIFEPFYTTKKNAGGTGMGLAVVHAIAASRGGVVHVDSAPGAGASFTVYLPLAAPAGEQIVAEPRPAGRGTGRLLLVDDDRGTLLAMSRVLRGAGFTVTAVESGEKGLQAYLDAKGGFDLILADQSMPGMCGMDMLGRILRHDHRAKAVICTGHVEPHLEAEAGRAGIAGFLVKPMSPRTLVDNIRRLLG is encoded by the coding sequence TACGCCGCGCAAAGCCAGAACGCCCTGGCCCTCTTCGACGCAGAAAACCGCCTCATCAACGCCAACGCCCCCTTCCTGGATCTCCTCTTCGGCGGGGAAAGCGACGGCATCGGCCGGGCGCTGCCCGTCCTCAAGCTGCCCCGGCCCATGCGCGACGGACTGGAAAGCGGGCTATCCGAGGTGCGCCGGGCGGGCGGAGGGCACCGTTTTTCGTGGGAGGAAGGGGCCGAGGTCGACCACCGCCGCTACCAGTGCCAGGTCCTTTCCGGGCCGGGCAAGGATCAGGCCGTGGTCGAGGTGCGCGAAGAGTCCGTGGCCGAGCGCCTCAAGCAGGCGCTCACGGCCGAACGCCTGGTGCGCCGCCGGGAGGAGCACCTGAAAAAACGCGGCCGCAGGCTTTTTTTAAACGTCATCGACGAACTGCCGGTCTTCGTCTACATGCAGCGCCGCGACTACACTGTGGCCTACGCCAACCGCAAGACCAGGACCTATTACGGCGAGACCGAGGGCCGCTTCTGCTACGAGGTCTTCAGCGGCCGCGACTCCCCCTGTCCCCACTGTCCCACCTTCCGGGTCTTTGCGACTGGCGGCCCCGAGAACTGGCAGTTCACCGACGCCGAGGGCCGCACCTTCCAGATCTACGACTATCCCTTCGAGGACGAAAACGGCGAACCCCTGGTCATGGAACTGGGCATCGACGTCACCGAACTCAAGCGGGTCGAACGGGAACTCTTCCAGGCCCACAAGATGCGGGCCATCGGGGTCCTGGCCGGGGGCATCGCCCACGACCTCAACAACAATCTCGTGCCCATCGTCTTCAACCTCGACTTCGTCCTGAACAAGACCGTGGACCCCGTCCTGGCCGACCCCCTGTCCGAGGCCCTTCGGGCCGCCTACCGGGCCGCGGACCTGGTGGAACAGGTCATGGAATACAGCCGCCAGCAAAACGTCACCCTTTCCCCCCTGCGCCTGATCCCCTTGGCCAGGGAAAGCCTGGACCTGCTGCGGGCCACCCTGCCCGGCAATATCGCCCTCAGCGTCGCCTATCGGGCCGAAAAAGACTCCCTCCTGGCCCACCCGGCCCAGATCCAGCAGCTTCTGCTCAACCTGTGCCGCAACGCGGTGCAGGCCATGCCCGGCGGCGGCACGCTCACGGTGGACATCGGCAACCTGGCCGTGGCCTCGACGAAAAAAGCCCCCCACCCCGGACTGTCCCCGGGAGACTACGCCGTGGTCCGGGTCACGGACACCGGGTGCGGCATCGAACCGGACAGCCTGGAGCGCATCTTCGAACCCTTCTACACCACCAAGAAAAATGCCGGGGGCACCGGCATGGGCCTGGCCGTGGTCCACGCCATCGCCGCCAGCCGGGGCGGGGTCGTCCACGTGGACAGCGCCCCGGGCGCGGGAGCGTCCTTCACCGTGTATCTGCCCTTGGCCGCCCCGGCCGGGGAGCAGATCGTGGCCGAGCCGCGCCCCGCCGGCCGGGGGACCGGCCGTCTGCTTCTGGTGGACGACGACCGGGGAACGCTTCTGGCCATGTCCCGGGTGCTGCGGGGGGCGGGGTTCACGGTGACCGCCGTCGAGAGCGGGGAAAAGGGCCTTCAAGCCTACCTCGACGCCAAGGGGGGCTTTGATCTGATTCTCGCCGACCAGTCCATGCCCGGCATGTGCGGCATGGACATGCTGGGGCGCATCCTGCGCCACGACCACAGGGCCAAGGCCGTCATCTGCACCGGGCACGTGGAACCGCACCTCGAGGCCGAGGCCGGCCGGGCGGGCATCGCCGGCTTTCTCGTAAAGCCCATGTCCCCCAGGACCCTGGTGGACAACATCCGGCGGCTTCTGGGCTAA